A window of the Aquarana catesbeiana isolate 2022-GZ unplaced genomic scaffold, ASM4218655v1 unanchor96, whole genome shotgun sequence genome harbors these coding sequences:
- the LOC141124030 gene encoding zinc phosphodiesterase ELAC protein 2-like isoform X1 translates to MGICDLLWRRLCRPLIMSQAEARAFSARKSKAPRETLRHIKNKEKLSRTGTLGPHTFYVQTVASGSRDTGASLYLFSEHNRFGPRTEHLILNESVSSIHNQSAYRIQTQLNLIHPRIFPPLPDLSRKETAEKDVRGIKAECLLKYQLRPTREWQRDMVTGNNGPEFVKEAMKLPGFPDALKLCRRLLEADLQQSAAVSNCGGT, encoded by the exons ATGGGGATCTGTGACCTGCTGTGGAGGCGCCTGTGCCGGCCTCTTATCATGTCCCAGGCCGAGGCTCGGGCCTTCAGTGCCCGGAAGAGCAAAGCGCCCCGAGAGACCCTCCGACACATCAAGAACAAGGAGAAGCTGAGCCGGACCGGAACCCTCGGGCCCCACACCTTCTATGTACAGACCGTGGCCTCCGGGAGCCGCGACACCGGGGCCTCCCTCTACCTCTTCTCCGAGCACAACCG GTTCGGCCCGAGGACGGAGCACCTGATCCTGAATGAGAGCGTTTCCTCCATCCATAACCAAAGTGCCTACAGAATTCAGACCCAGCTGAACCTCATCCACCCTCGTATCTTCCcgcctctccctgacctctctcggAAG GAGACGGCAGAGAAGGACGTCCGAGGAATTAAAGCAGAATGTCTTCTAAAATACCAGCTGAGACCGACCAGGGAATGGCAGAG GGACATGGTCACCGGTAACAACGGTCCGGAGTTTGTGAAGGAGGCGATGAAGCTGCCGGGATTCCCGGACGCCCTGAAGTTGTGCAGACGGCTGCTAGAGGCCGACCTCCAACAATCTGCGG ctgtcagcaattgtggaggaacctga
- the LOC141124030 gene encoding uncharacterized protein isoform X2: protein MGICDLLWRRLCRPLIMSQAEARAFSARKSKAPRETLRHIKNKEKLSRTGTLGPHTFYVQTVASGSRDTGASLYLFSEHNRFGPRTEHLILNESVSSIHNQSAYRIQTQLNLIHPRIFPPLPDLSRKETAEKDVRGIKAECLLKYQLRPTREWQSCQQLWRNLTGLHRVLTSTP from the exons ATGGGGATCTGTGACCTGCTGTGGAGGCGCCTGTGCCGGCCTCTTATCATGTCCCAGGCCGAGGCTCGGGCCTTCAGTGCCCGGAAGAGCAAAGCGCCCCGAGAGACCCTCCGACACATCAAGAACAAGGAGAAGCTGAGCCGGACCGGAACCCTCGGGCCCCACACCTTCTATGTACAGACCGTGGCCTCCGGGAGCCGCGACACCGGGGCCTCCCTCTACCTCTTCTCCGAGCACAACCG GTTCGGCCCGAGGACGGAGCACCTGATCCTGAATGAGAGCGTTTCCTCCATCCATAACCAAAGTGCCTACAGAATTCAGACCCAGCTGAACCTCATCCACCCTCGTATCTTCCcgcctctccctgacctctctcggAAG GAGACGGCAGAGAAGGACGTCCGAGGAATTAAAGCAGAATGTCTTCTAAAATACCAGCTGAGACCGACCAGGGAATGGCAGAG ctgtcagcaattgtggaggaacctgactggcctgcacagagtcctgacctcaaccccatag